The following proteins come from a genomic window of Gemmatimonadales bacterium:
- a CDS encoding universal stress protein, whose protein sequence is MRAIVTPLDGSRLAEESLRAACATARRVGAVLHMVLVHHPIAPNADSAAMATAIDEIDRLAREGEEQYLAQVAERMRLEYGIHVETKILDGPVAETLGAYVTRLGAGLVVMTTHGRGAVSRFWLGSVADHLLRHLDVPLLLLRHKEEPVHDSRMAFRRMLIALDGSERAEAVLEPALALCPPPTAEIALLRVVAPEANGAAQGRGAAAVYLDEVADRLERRGCRVSTTVVVSDSPAQAILDQARPEATDCVAIATRGALGVKRLMLGSVTDKVVRGSEVPVLALHPPLGEG, encoded by the coding sequence GTGCGCGCCATCGTGACACCGCTCGACGGATCCCGGCTCGCGGAGGAGTCGCTGCGGGCGGCCTGTGCCACGGCGCGTCGCGTCGGCGCGGTCCTGCACATGGTGCTTGTCCACCATCCCATCGCCCCCAACGCCGACTCCGCGGCGATGGCCACCGCCATCGACGAGATCGACCGCCTGGCCCGGGAGGGGGAAGAGCAGTACCTGGCGCAGGTGGCGGAGCGGATGCGGCTCGAGTACGGCATCCACGTCGAAACGAAGATCCTGGACGGCCCGGTCGCCGAGACACTCGGCGCATATGTGACGCGGCTTGGGGCCGGGCTGGTGGTGATGACCACGCATGGTCGGGGGGCGGTGAGCCGATTCTGGCTGGGGAGTGTGGCTGACCACCTGCTGCGGCATCTCGACGTGCCGCTGCTCCTCCTCCGGCACAAGGAGGAGCCGGTACATGACAGCCGCATGGCCTTCCGGAGGATGCTGATCGCGCTCGACGGGTCGGAACGGGCCGAGGCGGTCCTTGAGCCGGCGCTGGCGCTCTGTCCCCCGCCGACCGCCGAGATCGCGCTGCTGCGGGTGGTGGCGCCGGAGGCCAATGGGGCTGCGCAGGGCCGCGGCGCGGCGGCGGTCTATCTTGACGAAGTGGCCGACCGGCTGGAGCGCCGGGGGTGCCGGGTGAGCACCACGGTGGTGGTCTCGGACTCGCCGGCGCAGGCCATCCTCGACCAGGCGAGGCCGGAGGCCACCGACTGCGTGGCGATCGCGACGCGAGGGGCCCTGGGGGTCAAGCGGTTGATGCTGGGGAGCGTCACCGACAAGGTGGTGCGCGGGTCGGAAGTGCCGGTGCTGGCGCTTCATCCCCCCTTGGGGGAGGGCTGA
- a CDS encoding CBS domain-containing protein, translated as MRVSELMQSNLVTIPSDSLVSEAILSLADSHVTGLPVVDATMHLVGVFSAATS; from the coding sequence ATGCGGGTCAGTGAGCTGATGCAGTCGAACCTGGTGACGATCCCCAGCGATAGCCTGGTCTCGGAGGCCATCCTCTCCCTGGCAGACTCCCATGTGACGGGGTTGCCGGTGGTCGATGCCACCATGCACCTGGTGGGGGTGTTCTCCGCAGCGACATCCTGA